A single region of the Thunnus maccoyii chromosome 10, fThuMac1.1, whole genome shotgun sequence genome encodes:
- the LOC121905449 gene encoding protein MTSS 1-like isoform X6 — protein MEAVIEKECSALGGLFQTVIGDMKSSYPIWEDFITKAGKLQSQLRATVVAVAAFLDAFQKVADLATNSRGGTRDIGSALTRMCMRHRSIEAKLKQFSMAFLEGLINPLQEQMEEWKRGVNTLDKDHAKEYKRARQEIKKKSSDTLKLQKKAKKADTLGRGDIQPQLDSAMQDVSDKYILLEETEKQALRKALIEERQRFCWFVAMLRPVVDEEISMLGEVTHLQGISDDLKALTSDPHKLPPASEQVILDLKGSDYGWSYQTPPSSPSTTMSRKSSMCSSTLPQQAPARLSSISSHDSGFISSSQDQYTSSKSSSPMPAETKPCPISSSSEVSETGQFHSDCSSDPSSLAAAAAAPQHTTDKLSNGFDHYSPVSSPYLHSNGGSLGSGSSSGTAFHFFPPSSPSSTSTSCPTRSWSRPASALLPDLPHYSIMGSPMVPSSQVPSWKDWAKPGPYDQPMVNTLRRKKDKETPAIVDSNGSMSSESNPASISTSAPAPAALQTPSPVEEKNRTVAAPLKAGDIEVHEELALALSRGLELDTQRSSRDSIQCSSGYSTQTNTPCCSEDTIPSQVSDYDYFSMAGDQESEQQQSDFDKSSTIPRNSDIGQSYRRMFQTKRPASTAGLPSTQAPYPGQGVYPAGAYPSTPIHTGAYPSTPTGPYPPTPTGSSCSGQGYYSGSSSHNASGSYSTGHGPVIVTPGVATIRRTPSSKPSARRSGSVAGTGPIPIRTPVIPVKIPTVPDMSGAVNGSRSAEEMGGVGGDQSPDSPTLAGGEDAGALPVMSWSGQATTNPPTVPLPNQLTQQHLQSEMGEDEAGEGGDGNMLVAIRKGVKLKRTLTNDRSAPRIA, from the exons gTGGGACCAGAGACATTGGATCAGCGTTGACCAGGATGTGTATGAGACATCGCAGCATAGAGGCTAAACTCAAACAGTTCTCCAT GGCCTTCCTGGAGGGTCTGATCAACCCTCTACAGGAACAGATGGAGGAGTGGAAAAGAGGAGTCAACACTTTGGACAAGGACCATGCTAAAG AGTACAAGAGAGCTCGGCAGGAAATCAAGAAAAAGTCCTCAGACACGCTGAAACTTCagaagaaagcaaagaaag CTGATACTCTAG GTCGTGGTGATATCCAACCCCAGCTGGACAGCGCCATGCAGGATGTCAGTGATAAATACATTCTgctggaggagacagagaagcaGGCCCTGAGGAAGGCTCTTatagaggagagacagagattcTGCTGGTTCGTAGCCATGCTGCGGCCTGTAGTG GATGAGGAGATTTCTATGTTGGGAGAGGTCACCCATCTCCAGGGCATCTCTGATGACCTCAAagccctgacctctgacccacACAAGCTTCCTCCTGCTAGTGAACAG GTGATCTTGGACCTGAAGGGCTCAGACTACGGTTGGTCATATCAAACGCCGCCCTCATCCCCCAGCACCACTATGTCCAGGAAGTCTAGCATGTGCAG CTCCACGCTTCCCCAGCAGGCCCCGGCTCGCCTCTCTAGCATCTCCTCCCACGACTCGGGCTTCATTTCTTCATCACAAGACCAATACACATCGTCCAAATCATCCTCGCCTATGCCAGCTGAAACAAAG CCTTGTCCCATTTCCAGCTCCTCTGAGGTGTCAGAGACTGGGCAGTTTCACAGTGACTGCAGCAGTGACCCTTCCTCtctagctgctgctgctgctgcacctcaGCACACTACTGACAAG TTGTCAAATGGTTTCGACCACTACAGCCCAGTCAGTTCCCCCTACCTGCATAGCAACGGGGGGAGTTTGGGCTCAGGCTCCAGCTCCGGCACTGCCTTCCACTTCTTCCCTCCGTCCTCCccatcctccacctccacctcctgccCCACTCGTTCATGGTCACGTCCCGCCTCAGCACTGCTGCCAGACTTACCTCACTACAGCATAATGGGCTCTCCCATGGTGCCTTCATCCCAAGTCCCCAGCTGGAAG GACTGGGCAAAGCCAGGGCCTTATGACCAGCCCATGGTCAACAcactgaggaggaagaaagacaaGGAGACTCCAGCTATAGTGGACAGTAACGGTAGTATGAGCAGTGAAAGCAACCCTGCCTCTATCTCAACCTCAGCACCAGCTCCAGCTGCGCTACAAACACCAAGCCCAGTGGAAGAGAAGAACAGGACCGTGGCTGCACCTCTCAAG GCTGGTGATATTGAGGTCCACGAGGAACTGGCTCTGGCCTTATCCAGAGGTCTAGAGCTGGACACCCAGAGGTCCAGTAGAGACTCCATCCAGTGCTCCAGTGGCTACAGCACTCAGACCAACACACCTTGCTGCTCTGAAGACACTATACCTTCACAAG TATCGGACTATGACTATTTCTCAATGGCCGGGGACCAGGagtctgagcagcagcagtcgGACTTTGACAAGTCGTCCACCATCCCCAGAAACAGTGACATCGGCCAGTCGTACCGACGCATGTTCCAGACCAAACGGCCAGCCTCCACAGCCGGCCTGCCGAGCACGCAGGCTCCCTACCCTGGACAGGGGGTCTACCCTGCTGGAGCCTACCCCTCCACCCCTATCCACACAGGAGCTTATCCCTCCACTCCTACTGGGCCTTATCCTCCTACCCCTACAG GCTCCTCCTGCTCAGGTCAGGGATATTATTCTGGCTCCAGTTCTCATAATGCCTCTGGCTCCTATTCTACAGGCCACGGTCCAGTTATCGTCACCCCTGGGGTCGCCACAATCCGCCGCACCCCCTCTTCAAAACCTTCTGCCCGCCGCTCAGGCTCAGTTGCTGGCACAGGCCCCATCCCTATTCGTACGCCTGTCATCCCAGTAAAAATCCCTACAGTGCCCGACATGTCAGGAGCAGTTAATGGAAGCAGGAGTGCTGAGGAGAtgggaggagtaggaggagacCAGAGCCCAGATTCTCCAACATTGGCAGGAGGGGAGGATGCTGGCGCGCTGCCTGTGATGTCTTGGAGCGGTCAGGCTACAACCAACCCTCCCACCGTCCCCCTACCCAACCAGCTGACCCAGCAGCACCTTCAGAGTGAGATGGGAGAAGACGAGGCAGGAGAAGGCGGAGACGGCAACATGTTGGTGGCCATCCGCAAGGGGGTCAAGCTCAAGAGAACCCTCACTAACGACCGCTCTGCGCCACGCATCGCATGA
- the LOC121905449 gene encoding protein MTSS 1-like isoform X4, producing the protein MEAVIEKECSALGGLFQTVIGDMKSSYPIWEDFITKAGKLQSQLRATVVAVAAFLDAFQKVADLATNSRGGTRDIGSALTRMCMRHRSIEAKLKQFSMAFLEGLINPLQEQMEEWKRGVNTLDKDHAKEYKRARQEIKKKSSDTLKLQKKAKKGRGDIQPQLDSAMQDVSDKYILLEETEKQALRKALIEERQRFCWFVAMLRPVVDEEISMLGEVTHLQGISDDLKALTSDPHKLPPASEQVILDLKGSDYGWSYQTPPSSPSTTMSRKSSMCSLNSVNSSDSRGSSGSHSHSPSSSSSSSTSHHLFHHHHPRHRYRSSTLPQQAPARLSSISSHDSGFISSSQDQYTSSKSSSPMPAETKPCPISSSSEVSETGQFHSDCSSDPSSLAAAAAAPQHTTDKLSNGFDHYSPVSSPYLHSNGGSLGSGSSSGTAFHFFPPSSPSSTSTSCPTRSWSRPASALLPDLPHYSIMGSPMVPSSQVPSWKDWAKPGPYDQPMVNTLRRKKDKETPAIVDSNGSMSSESNPASISTSAPAPAALQTPSPVEEKNRTVAAPLKAGDIEVHEELALALSRGLELDTQRSSRDSIQCSSGYSTQTNTPCCSEDTIPSQVSDYDYFSMAGDQESEQQQSDFDKSSTIPRNSDIGQSYRRMFQTKRPASTAGLPSTQAPYPGQGVYPAGAYPSTPIHTGAYPSTPTGPYPPTPTGSSCSGQGYYSGSSSHNASGSYSTGHGPVIVTPGVATIRRTPSSKPSARRSGSVAGTGPIPIRTPVIPVKIPTVPDMSGAVNGSRSAEEMGGVGGDQSPDSPTLAGGEDAGALPVMSWSGQATTNPPTVPLPNQLTQQHLQSEMGEDEAGEGGDGNMLVAIRKGVKLKRTLTNDRSAPRIA; encoded by the exons gTGGGACCAGAGACATTGGATCAGCGTTGACCAGGATGTGTATGAGACATCGCAGCATAGAGGCTAAACTCAAACAGTTCTCCAT GGCCTTCCTGGAGGGTCTGATCAACCCTCTACAGGAACAGATGGAGGAGTGGAAAAGAGGAGTCAACACTTTGGACAAGGACCATGCTAAAG AGTACAAGAGAGCTCGGCAGGAAATCAAGAAAAAGTCCTCAGACACGCTGAAACTTCagaagaaagcaaagaaag GTCGTGGTGATATCCAACCCCAGCTGGACAGCGCCATGCAGGATGTCAGTGATAAATACATTCTgctggaggagacagagaagcaGGCCCTGAGGAAGGCTCTTatagaggagagacagagattcTGCTGGTTCGTAGCCATGCTGCGGCCTGTAGTG GATGAGGAGATTTCTATGTTGGGAGAGGTCACCCATCTCCAGGGCATCTCTGATGACCTCAAagccctgacctctgacccacACAAGCTTCCTCCTGCTAGTGAACAG GTGATCTTGGACCTGAAGGGCTCAGACTACGGTTGGTCATATCAAACGCCGCCCTCATCCCCCAGCACCACTATGTCCAGGAAGTCTAGCATGTGCAG TCTGAACAGCGTTAACAGTAGTGACTCCAGGGGATCCAGTGGCTCTCACTCTcattctccttcctcctcttcttcctcctctaccTCACACCACCTCTTCCACCACCATCACCCCCGTCACCGGTACCGTAGCTCCACGCTTCCCCAGCAGGCCCCGGCTCGCCTCTCTAGCATCTCCTCCCACGACTCGGGCTTCATTTCTTCATCACAAGACCAATACACATCGTCCAAATCATCCTCGCCTATGCCAGCTGAAACAAAG CCTTGTCCCATTTCCAGCTCCTCTGAGGTGTCAGAGACTGGGCAGTTTCACAGTGACTGCAGCAGTGACCCTTCCTCtctagctgctgctgctgctgcacctcaGCACACTACTGACAAG TTGTCAAATGGTTTCGACCACTACAGCCCAGTCAGTTCCCCCTACCTGCATAGCAACGGGGGGAGTTTGGGCTCAGGCTCCAGCTCCGGCACTGCCTTCCACTTCTTCCCTCCGTCCTCCccatcctccacctccacctcctgccCCACTCGTTCATGGTCACGTCCCGCCTCAGCACTGCTGCCAGACTTACCTCACTACAGCATAATGGGCTCTCCCATGGTGCCTTCATCCCAAGTCCCCAGCTGGAAG GACTGGGCAAAGCCAGGGCCTTATGACCAGCCCATGGTCAACAcactgaggaggaagaaagacaaGGAGACTCCAGCTATAGTGGACAGTAACGGTAGTATGAGCAGTGAAAGCAACCCTGCCTCTATCTCAACCTCAGCACCAGCTCCAGCTGCGCTACAAACACCAAGCCCAGTGGAAGAGAAGAACAGGACCGTGGCTGCACCTCTCAAG GCTGGTGATATTGAGGTCCACGAGGAACTGGCTCTGGCCTTATCCAGAGGTCTAGAGCTGGACACCCAGAGGTCCAGTAGAGACTCCATCCAGTGCTCCAGTGGCTACAGCACTCAGACCAACACACCTTGCTGCTCTGAAGACACTATACCTTCACAAG TATCGGACTATGACTATTTCTCAATGGCCGGGGACCAGGagtctgagcagcagcagtcgGACTTTGACAAGTCGTCCACCATCCCCAGAAACAGTGACATCGGCCAGTCGTACCGACGCATGTTCCAGACCAAACGGCCAGCCTCCACAGCCGGCCTGCCGAGCACGCAGGCTCCCTACCCTGGACAGGGGGTCTACCCTGCTGGAGCCTACCCCTCCACCCCTATCCACACAGGAGCTTATCCCTCCACTCCTACTGGGCCTTATCCTCCTACCCCTACAG GCTCCTCCTGCTCAGGTCAGGGATATTATTCTGGCTCCAGTTCTCATAATGCCTCTGGCTCCTATTCTACAGGCCACGGTCCAGTTATCGTCACCCCTGGGGTCGCCACAATCCGCCGCACCCCCTCTTCAAAACCTTCTGCCCGCCGCTCAGGCTCAGTTGCTGGCACAGGCCCCATCCCTATTCGTACGCCTGTCATCCCAGTAAAAATCCCTACAGTGCCCGACATGTCAGGAGCAGTTAATGGAAGCAGGAGTGCTGAGGAGAtgggaggagtaggaggagacCAGAGCCCAGATTCTCCAACATTGGCAGGAGGGGAGGATGCTGGCGCGCTGCCTGTGATGTCTTGGAGCGGTCAGGCTACAACCAACCCTCCCACCGTCCCCCTACCCAACCAGCTGACCCAGCAGCACCTTCAGAGTGAGATGGGAGAAGACGAGGCAGGAGAAGGCGGAGACGGCAACATGTTGGTGGCCATCCGCAAGGGGGTCAAGCTCAAGAGAACCCTCACTAACGACCGCTCTGCGCCACGCATCGCATGA
- the LOC121905449 gene encoding protein MTSS 1-like isoform X2, whose translation MEAVIEKECSALGGLFQTVIGDMKSSYPIWEDFITKAGKLQSQLRATVVAVAAFLDAFQKVADLATNSRGGTRDIGSALTRMCMRHRSIEAKLKQFSMAFLEGLINPLQEQMEEWKRGVNTLDKDHAKEYKRARQEIKKKSSDTLKLQKKAKKADTLGRGDIQPQLDSAMQDVSDKYILLEETEKQALRKALIEERQRFCWFVAMLRPVVDEEISMLGEVTHLQGISDDLKALTSDPHKLPPASEQVILDLKGSDYGWSYQTPPSSPSTTMSRKSSMCSLNSVNSSDSRGSSGSHSHSPSSSSSSSTSHHLFHHHHPRHRYRSSTLPQQAPARLSSISSHDSGFISSSQDQYTSSKSSSPMPAETKPCPISSSSEVSETGQFHSDCSSDPSSLAAAAAAPQHTTDKLSNGFDHYSPVSSPYLHSNGGSLGSGSSSGTAFHFFPPSSPSSTSTSCPTRSWSRPASALLPDLPHYSIMGSPMVPSSQVPSWKDWAKPGPYDQPMVNTLRRKKDKETPAIVDSNGSMSSESNPASISTSAPAPAALQTPSPVEEKNRTVAAPLKAGDIEVHEELALALSRGLELDTQRSSRDSIQCSSGYSTQTNTPCCSEDTIPSQVSDYDYFSMAGDQESEQQQSDFDKSSTIPRNSDIGQSYRRMFQTKRPASTAGLPSTQAPYPGQGVYPAGAYPSTPIHTGAYPSTPTGPYPPTPTGSSCSGQGYYSGSSSHNASGSYSTGHGPVIVTPGVATIRRTPSSKPSARRSGSVAGTGPIPIRTPVIPVKIPTVPDMSGAVNGSRSAEEMGGVGGDQSPDSPTLAGGEDAGALPVMSWSGQATTNPPTVPLPNQLTQQHLQSEMGEDEAGEGGDGNMLVAIRKGVKLKRTLTNDRSAPRIA comes from the exons gTGGGACCAGAGACATTGGATCAGCGTTGACCAGGATGTGTATGAGACATCGCAGCATAGAGGCTAAACTCAAACAGTTCTCCAT GGCCTTCCTGGAGGGTCTGATCAACCCTCTACAGGAACAGATGGAGGAGTGGAAAAGAGGAGTCAACACTTTGGACAAGGACCATGCTAAAG AGTACAAGAGAGCTCGGCAGGAAATCAAGAAAAAGTCCTCAGACACGCTGAAACTTCagaagaaagcaaagaaag CTGATACTCTAG GTCGTGGTGATATCCAACCCCAGCTGGACAGCGCCATGCAGGATGTCAGTGATAAATACATTCTgctggaggagacagagaagcaGGCCCTGAGGAAGGCTCTTatagaggagagacagagattcTGCTGGTTCGTAGCCATGCTGCGGCCTGTAGTG GATGAGGAGATTTCTATGTTGGGAGAGGTCACCCATCTCCAGGGCATCTCTGATGACCTCAAagccctgacctctgacccacACAAGCTTCCTCCTGCTAGTGAACAG GTGATCTTGGACCTGAAGGGCTCAGACTACGGTTGGTCATATCAAACGCCGCCCTCATCCCCCAGCACCACTATGTCCAGGAAGTCTAGCATGTGCAG TCTGAACAGCGTTAACAGTAGTGACTCCAGGGGATCCAGTGGCTCTCACTCTcattctccttcctcctcttcttcctcctctaccTCACACCACCTCTTCCACCACCATCACCCCCGTCACCGGTACCGTAGCTCCACGCTTCCCCAGCAGGCCCCGGCTCGCCTCTCTAGCATCTCCTCCCACGACTCGGGCTTCATTTCTTCATCACAAGACCAATACACATCGTCCAAATCATCCTCGCCTATGCCAGCTGAAACAAAG CCTTGTCCCATTTCCAGCTCCTCTGAGGTGTCAGAGACTGGGCAGTTTCACAGTGACTGCAGCAGTGACCCTTCCTCtctagctgctgctgctgctgcacctcaGCACACTACTGACAAG TTGTCAAATGGTTTCGACCACTACAGCCCAGTCAGTTCCCCCTACCTGCATAGCAACGGGGGGAGTTTGGGCTCAGGCTCCAGCTCCGGCACTGCCTTCCACTTCTTCCCTCCGTCCTCCccatcctccacctccacctcctgccCCACTCGTTCATGGTCACGTCCCGCCTCAGCACTGCTGCCAGACTTACCTCACTACAGCATAATGGGCTCTCCCATGGTGCCTTCATCCCAAGTCCCCAGCTGGAAG GACTGGGCAAAGCCAGGGCCTTATGACCAGCCCATGGTCAACAcactgaggaggaagaaagacaaGGAGACTCCAGCTATAGTGGACAGTAACGGTAGTATGAGCAGTGAAAGCAACCCTGCCTCTATCTCAACCTCAGCACCAGCTCCAGCTGCGCTACAAACACCAAGCCCAGTGGAAGAGAAGAACAGGACCGTGGCTGCACCTCTCAAG GCTGGTGATATTGAGGTCCACGAGGAACTGGCTCTGGCCTTATCCAGAGGTCTAGAGCTGGACACCCAGAGGTCCAGTAGAGACTCCATCCAGTGCTCCAGTGGCTACAGCACTCAGACCAACACACCTTGCTGCTCTGAAGACACTATACCTTCACAAG TATCGGACTATGACTATTTCTCAATGGCCGGGGACCAGGagtctgagcagcagcagtcgGACTTTGACAAGTCGTCCACCATCCCCAGAAACAGTGACATCGGCCAGTCGTACCGACGCATGTTCCAGACCAAACGGCCAGCCTCCACAGCCGGCCTGCCGAGCACGCAGGCTCCCTACCCTGGACAGGGGGTCTACCCTGCTGGAGCCTACCCCTCCACCCCTATCCACACAGGAGCTTATCCCTCCACTCCTACTGGGCCTTATCCTCCTACCCCTACAG GCTCCTCCTGCTCAGGTCAGGGATATTATTCTGGCTCCAGTTCTCATAATGCCTCTGGCTCCTATTCTACAGGCCACGGTCCAGTTATCGTCACCCCTGGGGTCGCCACAATCCGCCGCACCCCCTCTTCAAAACCTTCTGCCCGCCGCTCAGGCTCAGTTGCTGGCACAGGCCCCATCCCTATTCGTACGCCTGTCATCCCAGTAAAAATCCCTACAGTGCCCGACATGTCAGGAGCAGTTAATGGAAGCAGGAGTGCTGAGGAGAtgggaggagtaggaggagacCAGAGCCCAGATTCTCCAACATTGGCAGGAGGGGAGGATGCTGGCGCGCTGCCTGTGATGTCTTGGAGCGGTCAGGCTACAACCAACCCTCCCACCGTCCCCCTACCCAACCAGCTGACCCAGCAGCACCTTCAGAGTGAGATGGGAGAAGACGAGGCAGGAGAAGGCGGAGACGGCAACATGTTGGTGGCCATCCGCAAGGGGGTCAAGCTCAAGAGAACCCTCACTAACGACCGCTCTGCGCCACGCATCGCATGA